The proteins below are encoded in one region of Brevundimonas fontaquae:
- a CDS encoding TVP38/TMEM64 family protein translates to MRWIIDFLSNMEARRWRAVLATALLLGAMIALFAVGKSQLGLEAEGRLEDWLAGFRQGPWGVVAAIVVFTVSAFFGAPQFILIAACVVAFGPWFGFLYSWIATVVSAGVTYWLGRGPTARLLARHGGKTVGRLTRFVGKNAFYASFMIRNVPSAPFIVVNMAFGAARASFSGFLAGCALGVLPKTALVAFFGGSFMTAVSGDGIWTSAILAGVALAWLALMLVVRELVKRREIARGD, encoded by the coding sequence ATGCGCTGGATCATCGATTTTCTGTCGAACATGGAGGCGCGGCGCTGGCGCGCCGTGCTGGCGACGGCCCTGCTGTTGGGCGCGATGATCGCGCTGTTCGCTGTGGGCAAGAGTCAACTGGGGCTGGAGGCCGAAGGGCGTCTGGAAGACTGGCTGGCAGGATTCCGTCAGGGACCGTGGGGCGTGGTCGCCGCCATTGTGGTGTTCACGGTCTCGGCCTTTTTCGGCGCGCCGCAGTTCATCCTGATCGCCGCCTGCGTCGTGGCGTTCGGGCCGTGGTTCGGCTTCCTCTACAGCTGGATCGCGACTGTCGTGTCGGCGGGCGTGACCTACTGGCTGGGACGCGGACCCACGGCGCGGCTGCTGGCGCGACACGGCGGCAAGACGGTCGGACGGCTGACGCGGTTCGTCGGCAAGAATGCCTTCTACGCCAGCTTCATGATCCGCAACGTGCCGTCGGCGCCGTTCATCGTCGTGAACATGGCGTTCGGGGCGGCGAGGGCGTCGTTCTCGGGTTTTCTGGCAGGGTGCGCGCTGGGCGTATTGCCGAAGACCGCTCTGGTCGCCTTCTTCGGCGGATCCTTCATGACGGCAGTCAGCGGCGACGGGATATGGACCTCGGCCATACTGGCTGGGGTGGCGCTGGCCTGGCTGGCGCTGATGCTGGTGGTGCGCGAACTGGTGAAGCGGCGCGAGATCGCGCGCGGCGATTAA
- a CDS encoding pyridoxal phosphate-dependent aminotransferase — translation MSSLQSSALARVKPSATIAVTAQARKLKAEGRDVIGLGAGEPDFDTPENIKQAAIDAINRGETKYTDADGMPELKAAIVAKFKRENDLDYTAANIHVAPGGKPVIFNALVATLNPGDEVIVPAPYWVSYPDMVLLAGGEPVTVIGEEKDGFKLLPAVLEAAITPRTKWLILNSPSNPTGAAYTRAELEALAEVLRRHPHVWVLTDDMYEHLVYGDFEYTTIAQVAPDLIDRTLTVNGVSKAYAMTGWRIGYAGGPKPLIDLMRKVASQTTSNPSSISQWAAVEALNGPQDFIPERKAAFEKRRDLVVSMLNQAAGITCATPEGAFYVYPSIAGLIGKTTETGVVIDGDSTFAAELLNAEGVAVVQGEAFGLSPYFRISYATSDAVLEEACTRIQRFTASLR, via the coding sequence ATGTCCAGCCTGCAATCTTCCGCCCTCGCCCGCGTCAAGCCTTCGGCCACCATCGCCGTCACCGCGCAGGCCCGGAAGCTGAAAGCCGAAGGCCGCGACGTGATCGGCCTGGGCGCCGGCGAACCGGACTTTGATACGCCTGAAAACATCAAACAGGCCGCGATCGACGCGATCAACCGCGGCGAGACCAAATACACCGACGCCGACGGCATGCCCGAGCTGAAGGCGGCCATCGTCGCCAAGTTCAAGCGCGAGAACGATCTCGACTATACGGCCGCCAACATCCACGTCGCGCCGGGCGGCAAGCCCGTCATCTTCAACGCCCTGGTCGCGACGCTGAACCCCGGCGACGAAGTCATCGTGCCCGCCCCCTACTGGGTCAGCTATCCTGATATGGTGCTGCTGGCCGGCGGCGAGCCTGTCACCGTGATCGGCGAGGAGAAGGACGGCTTCAAGTTGCTGCCCGCTGTGCTGGAAGCCGCGATCACGCCCCGCACCAAGTGGCTGATCCTGAACAGCCCGTCCAACCCCACCGGCGCCGCCTACACCCGCGCCGAACTGGAGGCCCTGGCCGAGGTCCTGCGTCGCCATCCGCACGTGTGGGTGCTGACCGACGACATGTACGAACACCTCGTCTATGGCGACTTCGAATACACCACCATCGCCCAGGTGGCGCCGGACCTGATCGACCGCACCCTGACGGTCAACGGCGTGTCCAAGGCCTACGCCATGACCGGCTGGCGCATCGGCTACGCCGGCGGGCCCAAGCCTCTGATCGACCTGATGCGCAAGGTGGCCAGCCAGACCACGTCCAACCCGTCCAGCATCAGCCAGTGGGCGGCCGTCGAGGCGCTGAACGGCCCGCAGGACTTCATCCCCGAGCGCAAGGCCGCTTTCGAAAAGCGCCGCGATCTCGTCGTGTCGATGCTCAACCAGGCGGCTGGCATCACCTGCGCCACACCCGAGGGCGCCTTCTACGTCTATCCGTCCATCGCCGGACTGATCGGCAAGACGACGGAGACGGGCGTGGTCATCGACGGCGATTCCACCTTTGCCGCCGAACTGCTGAACGCCGAGGGCGTCGCCGTCGTCCAGGGCGAGGCCTTCGGCCTCAGCCCCTATTTCCGCATCAGCTACGCCACCTCGGACGCCGTGCTGGAAGAAGCCTGCACCCGCATCCAGCGCTTTACGGCCTCGCTGCGCTGA
- the secF gene encoding protein translocase subunit SecF: MAMRGWPLIKLLPQKTNFHFVKYARFAGVLSVILCVASIIACFYPGLNMGIDFRGGASMEVSKPAGQTIELDRVREAVNGLNLGDVQVQGIARRDTNVDDGSTAILRFQVPEGRDQTQVVNQVEGAISGAVGQVNYSGVSVVGSKVSGELFTSGLLALGVAIGLMFLYIWFRFEPQFGFGAVVGLLHDVILTFGLIVLFKLEFSLNMVAAVLTVIGYSMNDTVVVFDRLRENLRKYKTMPLRDVIDLSLNETLSRTIITGVTAVMVLAALAIFGGEALFGFSIALMFGIIVGTYSSIYVGAPIILLWGVKRGALADDAKPVKLGMASRP, from the coding sequence ATGGCGATGCGTGGATGGCCCCTCATCAAACTGCTGCCGCAGAAGACGAACTTCCATTTCGTCAAATATGCGCGGTTCGCCGGCGTCCTGTCGGTGATCCTGTGCGTCGCCTCGATCATCGCCTGCTTCTATCCCGGCCTGAACATGGGCATCGACTTCCGGGGCGGCGCCTCGATGGAAGTGTCCAAGCCGGCGGGCCAGACGATCGAGCTGGATCGGGTCCGCGAGGCCGTGAACGGCCTGAACCTGGGCGACGTTCAGGTCCAGGGCATTGCGCGCCGCGACACCAATGTCGATGACGGCTCGACCGCCATTCTTCGCTTCCAGGTGCCGGAAGGCCGCGATCAGACCCAGGTGGTCAATCAGGTCGAGGGGGCCATCAGCGGCGCGGTCGGTCAGGTCAACTATTCGGGCGTCAGCGTCGTCGGCTCCAAGGTGTCGGGCGAACTGTTCACCTCGGGCCTGTTGGCTCTGGGCGTCGCCATCGGCCTGATGTTCCTCTACATCTGGTTCCGGTTCGAGCCGCAGTTCGGGTTCGGCGCCGTGGTCGGTCTGCTGCACGACGTGATCCTGACGTTCGGGCTGATCGTGCTGTTCAAGCTGGAGTTCAGCCTGAACATGGTCGCCGCCGTCCTGACCGTCATCGGCTATTCGATGAACGACACCGTCGTCGTGTTCGACCGTCTTCGCGAGAACCTGCGCAAGTACAAGACCATGCCGCTGCGCGACGTGATCGACCTGTCGTTGAACGAGACCCTGTCGCGGACCATCATCACCGGCGTGACCGCCGTCATGGTGCTCGCGGCCCTGGCTATCTTTGGCGGCGAGGCCCTGTTCGGCTTCTCCATCGCCCTGATGTTCGGCATCATCGTCGGCACCTATTCGTCGATCTATGTCGGCGCGCCGATCATCCTGCTGTGGGGCGTCAAGCGCGGCGCCCTGGCCGACGACGCCAAGCCGGTGAAGCTGGGCATGGCCAGCCGGCCCTAG
- the secD gene encoding protein translocase subunit SecD gives MIQLSRWKVILVVVAAVLGCLLAFPNLLSDQQREALPGFMPNNKLNLGLDLQGGSYLLLEVDVPAMREKRVTNLIEDVRVTLNGAGVATNGFQREAGGVVVTLANPAQSDVAFKALQQLGGQVGPGGQAERTATRLGDNRIRFAYTDAALNGMGATAVDQSIEVVRRRIDSLGTREPSITRQGADRIVVQAPGESDPSKLEEVIGQTAHLTFQMVDVENSVQDAMAGRVPPDSELLQGEDGTPYLVKKRVLVSGENLTRAGVGSDQSGRPAIDFRFDGAGARRFGEATAANLQKPFAIILDGKVISAPTIQSAITSGSGQITGNFTIQEAATLVNLLNGGALPAPLNVEERRTVTAELGADAVAAGALSTAVGFAIIVLFMILAYGLLFGGVSVVGLVLNGVLIVAAMSLTQATLTLPGIAGLILTFAVAVDANVLIYERMRDEARAGRSVIASMDAGFNKAMGTIVDANLTTLVAAGIMFVFGEGPVRGFAWTLTIGVFTSVFSSVLVAQVLLGYWLKTAKPKKLPIAE, from the coding sequence ATGATTCAGCTGTCGCGCTGGAAAGTCATTCTCGTCGTCGTCGCGGCCGTTCTCGGCTGTCTGCTGGCGTTCCCGAACCTGTTGTCGGATCAGCAACGCGAGGCGCTGCCGGGCTTCATGCCCAACAACAAGCTGAACCTGGGGCTGGACCTTCAGGGCGGTTCGTATCTGCTGCTGGAAGTCGATGTGCCGGCGATGCGCGAAAAGCGCGTCACCAACCTGATCGAAGACGTTCGGGTCACGCTGAACGGCGCGGGCGTCGCCACCAACGGCTTCCAGCGTGAAGCCGGCGGCGTGGTCGTCACCCTGGCCAATCCGGCCCAGAGCGATGTCGCGTTCAAGGCGCTGCAACAACTGGGCGGTCAGGTCGGACCGGGCGGCCAGGCGGAACGCACCGCGACGCGCCTGGGCGATAACCGCATCCGCTTCGCCTATACCGATGCCGCGCTGAACGGCATGGGCGCGACGGCCGTGGACCAGTCGATCGAGGTGGTGCGTCGCCGGATCGACAGCCTGGGCACGCGCGAACCCTCCATCACCCGCCAGGGTGCCGACCGGATCGTGGTCCAGGCGCCGGGCGAGAGCGATCCGAGCAAGCTGGAAGAAGTCATCGGCCAGACGGCGCACCTGACCTTCCAGATGGTCGATGTCGAGAACTCGGTTCAGGACGCTATGGCCGGCCGTGTGCCGCCCGATTCCGAACTGCTGCAAGGCGAGGACGGCACGCCCTATCTGGTCAAGAAGCGCGTGCTGGTGTCGGGCGAGAACCTGACCCGCGCCGGCGTCGGTTCGGACCAGAGCGGCCGCCCGGCCATCGACTTCCGCTTCGACGGCGCCGGCGCTCGGCGCTTCGGTGAAGCCACCGCCGCCAACCTTCAGAAGCCCTTTGCCATCATCCTGGACGGCAAGGTCATCTCGGCCCCGACGATCCAGAGCGCGATCACCTCGGGCTCGGGTCAGATTACAGGCAACTTCACGATCCAGGAAGCGGCGACGCTGGTGAACCTGCTGAACGGGGGCGCCCTGCCGGCGCCGCTGAACGTCGAAGAGCGCCGCACCGTCACGGCTGAACTGGGTGCGGACGCGGTCGCCGCCGGCGCCCTGTCGACCGCCGTCGGCTTCGCCATCATCGTGCTGTTCATGATCCTGGCCTACGGCCTGCTGTTCGGCGGGGTGTCGGTGGTCGGCCTGGTGCTGAACGGCGTGCTGATCGTGGCGGCCATGTCGTTGACCCAGGCGACGCTGACCTTGCCCGGCATCGCCGGTCTGATCCTGACCTTCGCGGTCGCGGTGGACGCCAATGTGCTGATCTATGAGCGGATGCGCGACGAGGCCCGAGCGGGCCGCAGCGTCATCGCCTCGATGGACGCTGGCTTCAACAAGGCCATGGGCACCATCGTCGACGCCAACCTGACCACCCTGGTCGCGGCGGGCATCATGTTCGTGTTCGGCGAAGGCCCGGTTCGCGGGTTCGCCTGGACGCTGACCATCGGTGTGTTCACCTCGGTCTTCTCTTCGGTCCTGGTCGCCCAGGTCCTGCTCGGCTACTGGCTCAAGACGGCCAAGCCCAAAAAACTGCCGATCGCGGAGTGA
- the yajC gene encoding preprotein translocase subunit YajC gives MGAEGGLTAQLIGFAPIIGIFILFYFLLIRPQQKRAKEHATAIAAVKRGDTVVLGSGMIGKVTRVEEAEVNVEIAPSVNVRVVKSMIAEVGNRTAIAANDSKA, from the coding sequence ATGGGCGCTGAAGGCGGCTTGACGGCGCAGTTGATCGGGTTTGCGCCCATCATCGGTATTTTCATCCTGTTCTACTTCCTGCTGATCCGTCCGCAGCAGAAGCGCGCCAAGGAACACGCGACCGCCATCGCCGCCGTCAAGCGTGGCGACACCGTCGTCCTGGGCAGCGGCATGATCGGCAAGGTCACCCGCGTCGAAGAGGCCGAGGTCAACGTCGAGATCGCACCCAGCGTCAACGTCCGCGTCGTCAAGTCGATGATCGCCGAAGTGGGCAACCGCACCGCCATCGCCGCCAACGATTCCAAGGCCTGA
- a CDS encoding peptidoglycan DD-metalloendopeptidase family protein, whose amino-acid sequence MISGWMRAVLVAGAALSTAACISYPSEPRYSTHANPAPSYGPGQGAYPAQPTYPNASQNSNQPYRPAPYESPPPATAPIGQVDGGALPPTVNVGPSQPTYQPPASQPPAYTPSYPSSSAPVRPGAAYVIQPGDTISGVGRRFQTPVQTLIDLNGLGPRGAITTGQRIILPEAAVDTGRDPYATGASPVGVLVPNNGAVPPPPPPPSGNAALPVQTRPVEQANAGATAGQPNLLWPVRGDIVRRFGPVGMGERNNGINIGASAGATVSASAAGRVAYVGSDLVGQGLTVLIVHANGWRTVYGHLGSATVKDGDDVRAGQQIGTVGLTAGDGRPSIHFETRQMRGDDPVAVDPLTVLPR is encoded by the coding sequence ATGATTTCGGGCTGGATGAGAGCGGTTCTGGTCGCGGGGGCGGCGTTGAGCACGGCGGCCTGCATCAGCTATCCTTCGGAGCCGCGCTATTCGACGCATGCGAACCCGGCGCCGTCCTATGGTCCGGGGCAGGGCGCCTATCCGGCGCAGCCGACCTATCCGAACGCCAGCCAGAATTCGAACCAGCCCTATCGGCCGGCCCCCTACGAATCGCCGCCCCCCGCGACCGCGCCGATCGGGCAGGTGGACGGCGGAGCCTTGCCGCCGACGGTCAACGTCGGTCCGAGCCAACCGACCTATCAGCCTCCGGCGTCGCAGCCGCCCGCCTACACGCCGTCCTATCCGTCGTCGTCGGCCCCGGTGCGTCCGGGCGCGGCCTATGTGATCCAACCGGGCGACACGATCTCGGGCGTGGGACGCCGCTTCCAGACGCCGGTCCAGACGCTGATCGATCTGAACGGCCTGGGGCCGCGCGGGGCGATCACGACGGGCCAGCGAATCATCCTGCCAGAAGCGGCGGTGGATACCGGCCGCGATCCTTACGCGACCGGCGCCTCGCCCGTCGGCGTGCTGGTGCCCAACAACGGCGCCGTGCCGCCGCCCCCGCCGCCGCCCTCGGGCAATGCGGCCCTGCCGGTCCAGACGCGTCCTGTCGAACAGGCCAACGCCGGCGCCACTGCCGGTCAGCCGAACCTGCTGTGGCCCGTGCGCGGCGACATCGTGCGGCGTTTCGGCCCGGTCGGCATGGGCGAGCGGAACAACGGCATCAACATCGGCGCCTCGGCCGGCGCGACGGTCAGCGCCTCTGCGGCCGGGCGCGTGGCCTATGTCGGCAGCGATCTGGTGGGGCAGGGGCTGACGGTGCTGATCGTGCACGCCAACGGCTGGCGCACGGTCTATGGCCATCTGGGTTCGGCGACGGTCAAGGATGGCGATGACGTTCGCGCGGGCCAGCAGATCGGCACCGTGGGTCTGACGGCCGGCGACGGACGACCCTCGATCCACTTCGAGACCCGTCAGATGCGCGGCGACGATCCGGTCGCCGTCGATCCTTTGACAGTGTTGCCCAGGTAG
- a CDS encoding protein-L-isoaspartate(D-aspartate) O-methyltransferase, whose translation MNLHDDRAGRLILSLRQQGVTDPRVLKAMESIDRAVFVHEKFLDQAWEDQALPIDCAQTISQPYIVGLMTQALEVQARHRVLEIGTGSGYQCAVLSRLARYVYSVERYRSLLVEAEARLRVLKIENVITKHGDGGLGWAEQAPFDRIMVTAASPTEPTELLKQLKPNGVLVAPVGRTSVQMLHRYVGQGDGSFHRESLTEVRFVPLVEGTAKEG comes from the coding sequence ATGAATCTGCACGACGACCGGGCCGGGCGGCTGATCCTGTCGCTGCGGCAGCAGGGGGTCACGGATCCGCGCGTGCTGAAGGCGATGGAGAGCATCGACCGAGCGGTCTTCGTGCACGAGAAGTTCCTGGACCAGGCGTGGGAGGATCAGGCCCTGCCGATCGACTGCGCCCAGACGATCAGCCAGCCCTATATCGTCGGCCTGATGACCCAGGCGCTGGAGGTGCAGGCGCGTCACCGGGTGTTGGAGATCGGCACGGGCAGCGGATACCAGTGCGCGGTGCTGAGCCGGCTGGCGCGCTATGTCTATTCGGTGGAGCGGTATCGCAGTCTGCTGGTCGAGGCCGAAGCGCGACTGCGGGTGCTGAAGATCGAGAACGTCATCACCAAACACGGCGACGGCGGCCTAGGCTGGGCCGAACAGGCGCCGTTCGACCGGATCATGGTCACCGCCGCCTCGCCCACCGAGCCGACCGAACTGCTGAAACAGCTGAAGCCGAACGGGGTGCTGGTCGCGCCTGTGGGACGCACGTCGGTGCAGATGCTGCATCGGTATGTCGGGCAGGGCGACGGGTCGTTCCACCGCGAAAGCCTGACCGAGGTACGGTTCGTGCCCCTGGTCGAGGGGACGGCGAAGGAGGGGTAG
- the surE gene encoding 5'/3'-nucleotidase SurE: MRILLTNDDGIEAEGLECLERIARTLSDDVWVCAPAVEQSGKGRGITLTEPLRVLNLGEKRFAVTGTPTDCVVLAVNDLMPEKPDLVLSGVNRGHNIGEDVSYSGTVAGALQGMAFGIRSIALSQSLERFHDEAVAHWETAEAFAPAIISRLLEQKWANGVVMNLNFPNRPPEAVDQVEVTTQGFRNVGEMHAVRRTDLRGRDYYWMGFRGEKQDPAEGTDLRAIEEGRISVTPLHIDLTHMTSVHDLKKVLGGAPPKSVATAA; this comes from the coding sequence ATGCGTATTCTTCTGACCAACGACGACGGGATCGAGGCCGAAGGCCTGGAATGCCTCGAGCGGATCGCGCGCACGCTGAGCGACGACGTGTGGGTGTGCGCGCCCGCCGTCGAGCAGTCGGGCAAGGGGCGGGGAATCACCCTGACCGAGCCGCTGCGGGTGCTGAACCTGGGCGAGAAGCGGTTCGCGGTGACGGGCACGCCGACCGACTGCGTCGTGCTGGCGGTCAACGACCTGATGCCGGAGAAGCCTGATCTGGTGCTGTCCGGCGTCAATCGCGGGCACAATATCGGCGAGGACGTCAGCTATTCCGGCACGGTGGCGGGCGCCTTGCAGGGGATGGCGTTCGGCATCCGCTCCATCGCCCTGAGCCAGAGCCTGGAGCGGTTCCACGACGAGGCGGTGGCGCACTGGGAGACGGCGGAAGCCTTTGCGCCTGCGATCATCAGTCGCCTGCTGGAGCAGAAATGGGCGAACGGGGTGGTGATGAACCTGAACTTCCCCAACCGGCCGCCCGAAGCCGTCGATCAGGTCGAGGTGACGACCCAGGGCTTCCGCAATGTCGGCGAGATGCATGCGGTGCGGCGCACGGACCTGCGCGGACGGGACTATTACTGGATGGGCTTCCGCGGGGAAAAGCAGGACCCTGCCGAGGGCACGGACCTGCGCGCCATCGAGGAGGGGCGGATCTCGGTCACGCCGTTGCATATCGACCTGACGCACATGACCAGCGTGCATGACCTGAAGAAGGTGCTGGGCGGGGCCCCGCCGAAGAGCGTGGCGACCGCCGCATGA